In Candidatus Poribacteria bacterium, the DNA window TTGTCCTATTCGGACAGCCCGTGAGTAACCTACAATCGGTTCCCATTTTATTCCTGTTGAAATGTTTTGTCTTTTCATTTAGGAATCCTCCTATATCCGCACCGTCTCTCCACTATCCGCAGACTGCATCGCTGCGTCGTAGACCTGCATGACTTTTCGGATTTCCTCAGGTTTGACGACCAGTTCTTCGCCTTTGTTCAGCACGTCTGCGATGTTCTGGTAGTAGGATTTCCACGTCGTCTGGATACTTTCGACGACAAGTTCACGGTTCTCACCACCTGCCTCTGTCCAGACTTTGGCATAGTTTTCGGGGTCTTGCTGCGCGGCATCAATGTTACCCTCGCGCATCGGTCCCTCCTGCGGGTCGAGTCCGTATTTGATCAACCCACCCAAATCTCCAACGATATACCAGCGCGGTTTCTCGGCTTTTGAGAGGTTGCCGATCTCAATCTGGTACCGGACGTCGTTCTCAAACTTGATAATGAGGTTCCCGTAGTTACCGATGTCCGTGTTCCATCTCGTGTTGTAGTGAATATCACAGAAGACAGATTCAACGGGTGCCGTTACGAGTTGCAGTGCCTGATCGACGAAGTGCGCGGGCCAGTCGTAAAGGATGCCACCGCTCTGGCTTTTAATGCCACGCCAACCCCCCGGTGCGCCGTAACGCATAATCGCAACTTGATAGAGATAAGGTG includes these proteins:
- a CDS encoding Gfo/Idh/MocA family oxidoreductase; translation: MVNTAVIGYGYAGRAFHSYLVGLADGLNLYAIATRNAERREAARQAYPNAQNYQTIDEVIADDTVDLVVLATPHDTHAELAIKAMDAGKHVVTDKIMAMNTDEADAMIAASQRNDVLLSVFHNRRWDWDYTTIRKIIDDGLLGTPYLYQVAIMRYGAPGGWRGIKSQSGGILYDWPAHFVDQALQLVTAPVESVFCDIHYNTRWNTDIGNYGNLIIKFENDVRYQIEIGNLSKAEKPRWYIVGDLGGLIKYGLDPQEGPMREGNIDAAQQDPENYAKVWTEAGGENRELVVESIQTTWKSYYQNIADVLNKGEELVVKPEEIRKVMQVYDAAMQSADSGETVRI